The genomic interval cacacacacacacacacacacacacacacacacacacacacacagagagagagagagagagagagagagctaaCTGCTAACCGAAACAACACACGCGCAACAAACACACAATCGCACGCACAAAAACTCACGCGCCGCACGCACGTACCTGCTCGCGTGCGGGCCGGAAACACTCTTGCAGCGGATTTACACTCAAATGTGTCGCCGCGGCCGAAGCGCAGCAGCAGCGGCTCAATCTACCTCATAACACCCGCCACACGCCGCATTTCTGTCGGCTGGAAGCTCCCGGGACGATAATAACGGAGGAGGAGTCCGCTCGGGGTTGTTTCACATCGACTCTCGccgtttaaaaataaaaacaaaacggCCAAAAGCATCAACACATCCGCTGCTCTTCTGCGCTCGGGATGGAAAGATGGAGCTCCGCTGTGCGCATGCGCCCCTGACAGCAACCACAATGCACCGGGGCATGACGGGACACACGAATGAGTTCGGCCATGTAGCCTACAGAGGGTGTTTATGAAACAATGTTTCACCAGAACGCGATTCATACGCGCAAATGTTTGTCAGCACGAAACACCAAACGGCGCACGTTAAGACAGAAACGAGGTTTATGTGAAAACGTCGCCAAACAGCAAGAACTGTGCGCTCGGCGCTGTCGGTGTGATTTCATTTATATTCCACACAGGATAAAATGTGTACGGAACCACACACGGTAAACTGCAAATAAACGAAAGTGCGTTAGTGATTGTACTGTAATGACTGCAGGAACAAGAATGAATGGCATTCGATGCTCTTTTAAAAATTCGGCATTATCACGTTATTACACCTTTATTAGGGTGAGAAGGGCTCCTCGGGGAAAGACCTCGTTTAAACTAGCGACTAGactcaaaaacacagaaaaacaaacccATGTGCATGCTTTCTACTTATTCCGTTGAACATAAAAACGTTAGGGGGGGCGTAAACAGCTGTAGACGTAGCGTTTGAATTATTACGTTAAAAATATGTTCTGATCTCGTGCTGAGAAACCAGTGGCTTATGATAAATTCCACGCTTTCTGCGCGTTTACTCGTCTGTGCGTTCAGTCTTTCTTTGTTGAAGTCCTCATTCAGATGAGAGGCTCCGTGAGGAGGAAGAATGCTCGGACCCTTCTGTTCAGTGGGCGGGGCGATTGGGAGGTTCTGCACATGCGCGTCTCGCGCTCACGGTTACCTTTCTGAAGTCTGTCAAACAGCAGTTCGCTCTGACCGACAGAACGGTGATCGGGAGACGCGCTAGCCAGTGTATTTAGCACTAGATAGATCAGTCCATATTTCATCTGAGCTGTTCGCGGATCGTCGTCGTGATTGGCAGTCGCTCATGAAGTGCCCGAAGCGACGCAGCTGAGATGCGCGACGCGCTGTTAGCGCCCGTCAGACGCTTCCCGTGGGCGACCAATGTAGCGCTGTACGGCTGCCTGTTCGCGGGCGGAGATTTCGTTCACCAGTGCTTCTCGGGTAAGGAACGAGTGGACTGGACTCACACCAGAAATGTCGCCGTAGTCGCGTTCAGTTTTCATGGCAACTTCAATTTCTTTTGGATGCGCTTTCTGGAGCGACGCTTCCCCGGTAACGCGCTGCGGACGGTGCTGCGGAAACTGCTGCTGGACCAGACGGTCGCCGCGCCGCTCGCCATCAGCGCCTTCTACACAGGTGAGCTCAGCTGACTTTCGGTCCGACTGAGGTGCTGAGATGCGCGCAGGTAGAGCTCAGGTGTGTCGTGCTGTCATTGGGCAGGTGTGAGCCTCGTGGAGGGCAGAGATGAGATTCTGCAGGACTGGAAGGAGAAATTCCTCAACACGTACAAGGTAAGTTTAGGGACTCGACGAATCCAGATGCGGATCTGTGCAGCATTATGGAGGAGACCGGAGAATGGCAGAATTACGAGGCAGCAGGACAGCGTCACATTCATCGGAGTTCATtcttgtgtttgtttctttgtgcaGACGGGACTGACCTACTGGCCCTTCATGCAGGTAAATCACGGTCACGCCACTCTCACACATTTCTGCAGCAGCACACGCGGGCTGTTGTCTGTGATCTGAATGAGGGATGTTTGTTCTCAcacgttaaaggagaagtccacttccagagtaacagtttacagataatgtactcacccccttgtcatccaagatgttcatgtctttctgtcttcagtcctaaagaaatgtaaacatttcagtttgaacttccaaaatgcagtttaaattcaaacgaatgcggttgtaaacgatcccagccgaggaagaagggtcttatctagtaaaacggtcggttattttcattacaaaaaatactatttatatattttttaatctcaaacgctcgtcttgtctttctctccctgaactctgtgtgttctggctcaagacagttagggtatgtggaaaaactccaatcgcattttcttcctcaacttcaaaaatcatttcagaatcatcctacatcgctgcagaagaacagacacagtgtttgcaaagaagatcaaacaccgttaacaaaaaaggtaaaacagcgatataggacgattttgaagttgagggagaacgtgagtttttcgacacacactaactgtcatgaaccagaacaaaaacagtccaggcagagtaagacaaaacgagcatttgacattaaaatgtatataaatagtatttttgtaatgaaaataaccaatggtttcgctagataagacccttcttcctcggctgggatcgtttgaagccgcatttaaactacattttggaagttcaaactcggggcaccatatcagtccattatatggagaaaaatgctgaaatgtttccctcaaaaaacatcatttctttatgactgaagaaagaaagacatcttggatgacaagggggtgagtacattatatgtgatttttttggttctggaagtggacttctcctttaatgctttTCATGACACACAGTTCCTGAACTTCGCTCTGGTTCCTCCGCTGATCCGCACTGCTTTCACCGGCTGCTGCGGCTTCGTCTGGGCCACGTTCCTCTGCTTTTCCCACCAAAGCGGAGACGGGACCATCACGGCAGCTCTGGACTGGATTCGTGACGTAGAGCACAAACGAGAGGAACGGATGTCTGGAAAGGACAGGCCTGAATGATGCTCAGGGGGAAAGTGAAGGACTTGAGATGCTCCTTCATGTTTGTACTCTGCGCCGGCagtctgtttctgtttgttgttgttgttttaaacactgcaaaacatgcagagattcattcatttgactAGTCTGTACTTGCTGCAGATccaattttatttctttctttttattttttaggctggcttttttaaaagactaaaaattatttaatttttaaagacatacattttatttaattcttccTGTTTTGtctatgttttttgtttcatgtttgtttCTGTGTCATTCCCATAGTTCCTGGGACGTAAGTGTAGTGACTGTGct from Labeo rohita strain BAU-BD-2019 chromosome 6, IGBB_LRoh.1.0, whole genome shotgun sequence carries:
- the LOC127166649 gene encoding mpv17-like protein isoform X1 — translated: MRDALLAPVRRFPWATNVALYGCLFAGGDFVHQCFSGKERVDWTHTRNVAVVAFSFHGNFNFFWMRFLERRFPGNALRTVLRKLLLDQTVAAPLAISAFYTGVSLVEGRDEILQDWKEKFLNTYKVSLGTRRIQMRICAALWRRPENGRITRQQDSVTFIGVHSCVCFFVQTGLTYWPFMQFLNFALVPPLIRTAFTGCCGFVWATFLCFSHQSGDGTITAALDWIRDVEHKREERMSGKDRPE
- the LOC127166649 gene encoding mpv17-like protein isoform X2, yielding MRDALLAPVRRFPWATNVALYGCLFAGGDFVHQCFSGKERVDWTHTRNVAVVAFSFHGNFNFFWMRFLERRFPGNALRTVLRKLLLDQTVAAPLAISAFYTGVSLVEGRDEILQDWKEKFLNTYKTGLTYWPFMQFLNFALVPPLIRTAFTGCCGFVWATFLCFSHQSGDGTITAALDWIRDVEHKREERMSGKDRPE